The stretch of DNA GGTCGAGCCGACGTAACCGATAATGTCGCCCTTCTGGACGCGCGTGCCCGGCGCAACCGCGATGCGCGACATATGAGCATAGCGGGTCTGCAGTTCGGCGCCATGCTCGAGCGAGACGAAATTGCCGTAGCTCGAGAACCATTCGGCCTTGCTGACATAGCCGTCAGCCGTGGCGTAGATCGGGGTGCCCATCGGCGCGGAAAGGTCGACGCCCTTGTGATTGCGCCGACCGCCAAGCACCGGGTGCGTCCGCATGCCGAAATCGCTGGTCAGCGTGGTATTGTCGAGCGGGAGGCGCGAAGGCACGGCAACCAGCGCATGAGCCGGAATACCTGCCGGACGGCCAACTTCTTCCCAGTTTGCGAAGAGTTGCTGGAACTGCGCGTCATCACCGTCTTCGATCGTGCCGGCGACGCGGCTTACGTCGATCGTTCCGACCGCAGCAGCGGTGTTGGTGTCGCCAGCATGTGCCGGTGCGGCAGCGATCGAAAGCCCTGCGGCGATAATCGCGATTACAAGCGAGTTACGCTTGGAAGCCATTGCAAACCCGTCCATCCGGCGCTCTTGCGCCCGTTCGCTTCCCGACGACCTGGACTTCCCCTGCCCGCGCCACCGAAATCATTCAACACTGCCGGAACCCCCCGGCGTCTCGTGGATTTGGGTTATCGGTGAAAAAGTTAATCAGGCAATAGCCGCGTAGTAGCTGCGCGGTAAGCCGCCTGCCAAACGCGCTGAGTCGTTGAACGGCCCTTTGAGCCCCCCGGAAAAGTGCGTTTCCACCAGTTTCCGCCACAATTCCCGCGCGTTCTCGCCACGACGGGCGGCCACCGCGTGAAAATGCTTGGAGCCGATGGCGACATGACGAATTTCGTCGTCAAGGATTCGTTTCAGAATTTTCGCCCCGTTTTCATCACCTTGCACGCGCACCCGGTCGAGCGTGGCCGGGGTTACATCGAGTCCACGCGCCTCCAGCACCATGGGAACGATCGCAAGCCGCGCGGCAACATCGTGCGAGGTGTCGCGCGCCGCGCTCCACAGCCCGTCGTGCGCAGGCAACGCTCCGTAGCAGGAACCCAGCGAATCGAGTTTCCGCGCCAGCAGCGCAAAGTGCATCGCTTCATCGGCTGCGACAGAAAGAAATTCGGAAACAAAGGCTTGCCCCATCGAATCGCCGAATCGCCCGGCCATATCGAGGGCAAGGTCGATCGCGACGAATTCGATGTGCGCGAGTGCATGCCACAGCGCGATCCGGTTCCGTTCCGACCCCATCTTACCGCGCTTGGGCATCCGTCCGGGCGGCAGCAATTCGAGGTTCCCGGGCCATGCGGGACGCGCCGGCATCTCCACATCAAAGGTGAAATCGAGCCGCCCGAGCCGCCAATCGCGCGCAACCTGGCGCGCAGCGAAGACCTTGGCGGTCGGATCGCCAGTGAGCAGCGCAGCACGGATCGCTGCCGCGATGCTGCGCCGCCCCGACGTCATGCGCCGCGTGCCGCCGCCAGCACTTCCTCGGCGTGACCTTTGACCTTCACCTTGGGCCACACCTGCGCGATCGTTCCGTCTTCGGCGATCAGATAGGTCGCGCGGACCATGCCCATGTAAGTCCGCCCGTACATCTGCTTTTCGGCCCAGACCCCCAGCGCATCCGAAAGGCCGCCATCTTCGGCATCGGTGGCGAGGTCGATCGACAGGCCGTGCTTGTCGATGAACTTCTGGTGCTTCTTCGGTGGATCCTTGCTCACTCCCAATAGCGCCACGCCCACCTTGTCGAATTCGGCCTTGAGTGCCGAAAAGTCCTTCGCCTCGGTGGTGCAACCGGGCGTATCGTCCTTGGGGTAGAAGTAGACCACCGCCTTGCGCCCCCTGAAGTCGGAAGGGCGTACCGTGCCACCGTCCGGCTTCTCCATCGCGATGTCGGGCATCGGGTCACCCACGCCAGGCGCGTTCTTGCTCATCAACCTATCTCCAGTCCCTCATCAAACACATCCAGCCAGGCCGCCGCGACGTCACGCCGCGACGCTTCCAGCCGGGCAAGCAATCCCGCATAATCCTTGCACATGCATTGGCGCGCCAGGATTGCCGCTGCGGCGTCATTGGGGCGATCGAGGTCAGGCGCCAACAGCCTTGTTCCCACCAGCAACCGCGTCATCAGGTCGCGCGCTTCACGCAACTCTGACCGCAGGTGACCCGCAGTTACCAGCTCTGCAATCGCGTCACGCAAGTTGGGCGTCAGTGCGATCCGATGGCGCAATTGCAGGAAGTGAACGAGGAACTCGATATCGACCAGGCCGCCGCGTAGCAGCTTGGCGTCGAGCGGGCCCTTCGGCGCCTTGTGCCGCGCCATCTCACCTCGCATTTCGAGGACATCCGCCTTGAGCTTCTCCGGGTCGCGTTCCTGCGTCAGGATCGAGGCTACGACCGCTTCGACGTCACGCCGCGCAGCCTCGCTGGCAACCAGCACTCGCGCGCGCTGCAGTGCCATATGCTCCCATGTCCACGCATCCTCGCGCTGGTAGCGGGCGAAGCCCTCGATACTCACCGCCAGCGGGCCCTGATTGCCTTGCGGTCGCAAGCGCGTGTCGACCTCGTAGAGCGCGCCCTGCGCGGTGGGCACGCTCAAGGCCGCCGTCACCCGTTGCGCCAGCCGATTGTAGTAGAGCGTGGCCCCAAGTGGTCGGTCCCCGTCGGATTCGGCGTCATGCGAGCCGGTGAAGAGATAGATGATGTCGAGGTCCGAAGCATGAGTCAGCAGCCCTCCTCCCAGACGGCCCAACCCCACCACGATCAACTCGCTTCCTTGGATGACGCCGTGGCGCAAGGCGAATTCGGCCTGCGCCTCCTCCAGCGCAACCTGCAACGCGCCTTCGGCAACCCGTGACAGTGCGGCGGCAATTTCGAGAGGGTCCTGCACCCCTTCGATCAGCCGCACGCCCAGCGCGAAGCGCGCCTCACCGGTTACGATGCGAATCCGGTCGAGCCGCTTCTCATAGTCATCGCCGCGCTCGCGCTGGCGCATTGCGCCGGCAAGATCGTCGACATCGGCCGCGAGGTCGACCGAGCTTCGGTCTATCAGCGCATCGAGCAGGTCGGGCTTGCGTGCCAGTTCATCGGCCAGCGGCGGCGCAAGCGTCAGACAATCGGCGACGAGGTCGAACAGACCCGGTCGCGCCTCGAGCAGGCGGAACAGGTTTATCGCGCTCGGCAGGCGCGCAAGCATGGTTTCCCAACGCGCCAGCGTGCGATCGGGTTCGTCGGAAGCAGCGACGGAGGCGAGTAGCGCGGGTCGGATCGTATCGAAGGCCGCCAGGGCCGCCTGGCTGCGCAAGGCCGAGAAGCGGCCGTCGGTCCAGGAGGCCACGCGTTCGTTCGCCTCACGCGACACCCCTGGGTCTTTGCTTCCGACCGGAACCGTCGCGACCGTCTTGCCATCTTCAGCCAGAAGCGCGTCAAACCTCGCCCCGACAGGCGCGGTGACTTCGTGCAAATGGGCGAGCAGAGCTCCGCCGTCGGCCATCCCATGGAGCCGCGCAACATTGTCGAGCGCATCGCCTGCAGGAAGCGTATGGGTCTGGTGGTCCTCGACCATCTGCAGGCGGTGCTCGATCACGCGAAGCGCATCGTAGCTTTCGCCCAAGACGCGCGCATCGTCAGGCGCAATTCGGCCCGTTGCCGCCAGGGCATCGAGCGTCGCCCGTGTACCCCGGTGACGAAGGCTCGGATCGCGGCCGCCGTGAATCAACTGATGCGTCTGGGCGAAAAACTCGATCTCGCGAATGCCCCCGCGCCCCAGCTTGAGATTGTATCCCGGGGCAGGCTCGCTTGGCCCGCTCTGCTGCTCTCGAATGCGTCGGGTCAATCGCCGAATCTCGTCGATCGCCCCAAAATCGAGGCTACGCCGCCAGACAAAGGGTCGGATATGATCGAGGAAAGCTTCACCCGCAGCGATATTGCCGGCACAAGCACGCGCGCGGATGAACGCCGCTCGCTCCCATGCCAGTGCCGAACTTTCGTAGTGCGCCGTCGCGGCGTTGAGCGAAAGCGCCAAGGGACTGACTTCGGATGCAGGGCGCAATCTCAGGTCGACCCGGAAGACATAACCTTCATGCGTCACTTCCGAGAGCAGCCGTACGATTTCGCGCGCGTAACGCTGGGCCGCTTCTCCTGGCTCGTCGCGTTCGCGCCGGGGCAGCTGCGTCGGATCGTAGAGCAGGATCGGATCGATATCCGAGGAGTAGTTGAGTTCGCCGGCGCCGTGCTTGCCCAGGGCCAGGCCGATCATCCCGGTATTCGGCGCGCCCTCAACCCGCCCCGCGATAGCCGCGCCGATCGCTTCATGCAGGGCGCGATCAGCGAAGGCGGACAGTTCGCGCATGACCTTGGCAAGGGGGAAGGCTCCGGCGAGGTCGCCAATCGCCAGCACCAGGGCAAGGGAGAGGCGCTCACGCCGCAGCGCAGTCGCCACGTCACCCTGTTGCACCGCCTTCGCCAGTCCGAGCGCTTCCTCGCCTTCGCCGCGCTCCATCAGCGCAACCAGTTCCGGGCGTCGCTGCAGCGCGCGCGCAAGGAATGGTGCGTGGGCCCGGGCGCGGGCGAGGGCAGAAGACCAGTCGGCAACCATCGCACGCCGTCCTGCCGCCGCGCTCGCATATGCGCAAGCTTGCCCTCCCGCAGTCATGCTGACACAAGCCCGCCCGACACGACGAAATCCAAGGGGATCCCCATGAAACGCCTCCCGCTCGCTGCCACGCTGGCGCTGCTGATTTCCGCTTGCTCGATGGACGCGAGCGATGCCGATACCGGCGCAGGAGTATTCGATGTTCCCGAGATCGCGGCGGGCGATTTGTCCGAAGACACGATGCGGCGCGTGGTCGAGCAGCTCTCCTCCGACGAGTTCGAAGGCCGTGCACCGGGCACGCCGGGCGAAGAAAAGACCGTCGCCTACCTGATCGAGGAATTCCAGAAGGCCGGGCTCGAACCGGGCAATAATGGCAGCTGGGTACAGAAGGTTCCGCTGGTCGAGATCGGCGGCAAGGACTTCGCGCCTTTGACCATAGCGGGCGGCGAGGGCGCCCCGATGCGCTTCCAATATGGCAAGGATTGGGTCGGCGCGACCTATCGCGAGGATGCCGAAACCAGGCTCGAGAAGAGCGAACTGGTGTTCGTCGGCTTCGGCATCAATGCGCCGGAGCGGGGCTGGAACGATTATGCCGGGCTCGACATGAAGGGGAAGACCGCAGTCATCCTGGTCAACGACCCCGATTATGAGACCGAGGGCCTCGAAGGCACCTTCAATGGTCGCGCGATGACCTATTACGGACGCTGGACCTACAAATACGAAGAAGCGGCGAGGCAGGGTGCAGCCGCCGCAATCATCATCCACGACACCTTCCCGGCGGCCTATGGCTGGAACGTGGTCGAGTCCTCCTGGACGGGGCCGCAGGTCTATGCACAACGCAGCGACAAGGGTGCGGACCAGACGCTGGTCAACGGGTGGGTCCAGATGCCTGCCGCCGAACGCATCTTCAATGCGGCGGGGCAGGATCTGGCGAAACTCACCGCAGCGGCAAAGCAAAAGGGCTTCAAGGCCGTTCCGCTCGGCATGACCGCCTCAACCCACTTCACCAATTCGATCCGTACCTTCGAATCGCAGAATGTCGTCGGCCTGCTCAAGGGCACCGAGGCCCCCGAGGAATACGTTCTCTATTCGGCGCATTGGGACCATCTCGGCCGCTGCAAGCCCGATGCAAGCGGCGATGGCATCTGCAACGGGGCCGTCGACAATGCGACTGGCTCGGCTGCGCTTGTCGCCCTGGCCGAGGCCAGCGCCAAGGCCGGGCCCACCCGACGCAGCCAGGTGTTCCTTGCCGTGACTGCGGAGGAATCGGGCCTGCTGGGCAGCGAATATTACGCCGCAAACCCCGTTTTCCCGCTGGTGCAGACGGTCGGCGGGCTCAACATCGACGGCTTGCTTCCCGGAGGGCGCGCGAAGGATGTGACCATCGTCGGCGGCGGCAAGAGCGAACTCGACCGCTTCCTCGACTGGGCGCTCTCTGCAGAGAAGCGCACCGGCACGCCCGAACCGACGCCCGAGAAGGGCTATTACTACCGCTCGGACCACTTCAGCATGGCCAAGCGCGGCGTACCGATGCTCTACATCGACGCCGGCGAAGACCTGGAGCAGGGTGGCAAGGAAGCAGGGGCGAAGCTGGCGGAGGACTATACGGTCAACCGCTACCATCAACCGAGCGACGAGTATGACGCGGGCTGGGACTTCTCGGGCCTGATGCAGCAGTTGCAGCTTTACTACCGGATCGGCCGCAGCATGGCGATGTCGAACGGCTGGCCCAATTGGGTCGAGGGCGACGAGTTCAAGGCGACGCGCGATGAAAGCTGCGTCGCCGCGGACAAGGGCTGCTGATCCCCATCGCGACGGAGAGCCGACCGATGCCCTTTACGATGCCCCCAGAGTGGGCGCCCCAGGACTGGCTGTGGATCGGCTTCCCGCACGACGCCGATGAATGGCCCGATGTGCTTCCGCGCGCGCAGGAGCAGATCGCAGCCTTCGCCAGCGCGGTTGCCGATAGCGGGCAGGAGGTCCGATTGCTGGTCCGCGATGCAGCGAACGAGGCGCGTGCGAGATCGCTGGTCAGCTCTGCGGTGCGGCTCGAGCGGCGCCATTACGGCGACGTTTGGCTACGTGACACCGGTCCGCTGGTCCTGTGCGGCAGGACCGGCCGCCGCAGCGCAAGGCGCTTCGGTTTCAACGGCTGGGGCGGCAAGTACCTGATGGATGGCGACCAGACCATCGGGGCGGAGCTGGCGCAGGATGCCGACCTGGAGA from Erythrobacter mangrovi encodes:
- a CDS encoding ferritin-like domain-containing protein, with translation MTSGRRSIAAAIRAALLTGDPTAKVFAARQVARDWRLGRLDFTFDVEMPARPAWPGNLELLPPGRMPKRGKMGSERNRIALWHALAHIEFVAIDLALDMAGRFGDSMGQAFVSEFLSVAADEAMHFALLARKLDSLGSCYGALPAHDGLWSAARDTSHDVAARLAIVPMVLEARGLDVTPATLDRVRVQGDENGAKILKRILDDEIRHVAIGSKHFHAVAARRGENARELWRKLVETHFSGGLKGPFNDSARLAGGLPRSYYAAIA
- a CDS encoding M23 family metallopeptidase; its protein translation is MASKRNSLVIAIIAAGLSIAAAPAHAGDTNTAAAVGTIDVSRVAGTIEDGDDAQFQQLFANWEEVGRPAGIPAHALVAVPSRLPLDNTTLTSDFGMRTHPVLGGRRNHKGVDLSAPMGTPIYATADGYVSKAEWFSSYGNFVSLEHGAELQTRYAHMSRIAVAPGTRVQKGDIIGYVGSTGRSTGPHLHYEVRIGGEAVNPIPYMVESDAQRAYALAMGTGGQGDGDDN
- the glnE gene encoding bifunctional [glutamate--ammonia ligase]-adenylyl-L-tyrosine phosphorylase/[glutamate--ammonia-ligase] adenylyltransferase, with the translated sequence MTAGGQACAYASAAAGRRAMVADWSSALARARAHAPFLARALQRRPELVALMERGEGEEALGLAKAVQQGDVATALRRERLSLALVLAIGDLAGAFPLAKVMRELSAFADRALHEAIGAAIAGRVEGAPNTGMIGLALGKHGAGELNYSSDIDPILLYDPTQLPRRERDEPGEAAQRYAREIVRLLSEVTHEGYVFRVDLRLRPASEVSPLALSLNAATAHYESSALAWERAAFIRARACAGNIAAGEAFLDHIRPFVWRRSLDFGAIDEIRRLTRRIREQQSGPSEPAPGYNLKLGRGGIREIEFFAQTHQLIHGGRDPSLRHRGTRATLDALAATGRIAPDDARVLGESYDALRVIEHRLQMVEDHQTHTLPAGDALDNVARLHGMADGGALLAHLHEVTAPVGARFDALLAEDGKTVATVPVGSKDPGVSREANERVASWTDGRFSALRSQAALAAFDTIRPALLASVAASDEPDRTLARWETMLARLPSAINLFRLLEARPGLFDLVADCLTLAPPLADELARKPDLLDALIDRSSVDLAADVDDLAGAMRQRERGDDYEKRLDRIRIVTGEARFALGVRLIEGVQDPLEIAAALSRVAEGALQVALEEAQAEFALRHGVIQGSELIVVGLGRLGGGLLTHASDLDIIYLFTGSHDAESDGDRPLGATLYYNRLAQRVTAALSVPTAQGALYEVDTRLRPQGNQGPLAVSIEGFARYQREDAWTWEHMALQRARVLVASEAARRDVEAVVASILTQERDPEKLKADVLEMRGEMARHKAPKGPLDAKLLRGGLVDIEFLVHFLQLRHRIALTPNLRDAIAELVTAGHLRSELREARDLMTRLLVGTRLLAPDLDRPNDAAAAILARQCMCKDYAGLLARLEASRRDVAAAWLDVFDEGLEIG
- a CDS encoding peroxiredoxin, translated to MSKNAPGVGDPMPDIAMEKPDGGTVRPSDFRGRKAVVYFYPKDDTPGCTTEAKDFSALKAEFDKVGVALLGVSKDPPKKHQKFIDKHGLSIDLATDAEDGGLSDALGVWAEKQMYGRTYMGMVRATYLIAEDGTIAQVWPKVKVKGHAEEVLAAARGA
- a CDS encoding M28 family peptidase → MKRLPLAATLALLISACSMDASDADTGAGVFDVPEIAAGDLSEDTMRRVVEQLSSDEFEGRAPGTPGEEKTVAYLIEEFQKAGLEPGNNGSWVQKVPLVEIGGKDFAPLTIAGGEGAPMRFQYGKDWVGATYREDAETRLEKSELVFVGFGINAPERGWNDYAGLDMKGKTAVILVNDPDYETEGLEGTFNGRAMTYYGRWTYKYEEAARQGAAAAIIIHDTFPAAYGWNVVESSWTGPQVYAQRSDKGADQTLVNGWVQMPAAERIFNAAGQDLAKLTAAAKQKGFKAVPLGMTASTHFTNSIRTFESQNVVGLLKGTEAPEEYVLYSAHWDHLGRCKPDASGDGICNGAVDNATGSAALVALAEASAKAGPTRRSQVFLAVTAEESGLLGSEYYAANPVFPLVQTVGGLNIDGLLPGGRAKDVTIVGGGKSELDRFLDWALSAEKRTGTPEPTPEKGYYYRSDHFSMAKRGVPMLYIDAGEDLEQGGKEAGAKLAEDYTVNRYHQPSDEYDAGWDFSGLMQQLQLYYRIGRSMAMSNGWPNWVEGDEFKATRDESCVAADKGC